From a single Methylosinus sp. H3A genomic region:
- a CDS encoding ribonuclease E/G translates to MANKMLIDASHPEETRVVVLRGNRVQEFDFEAADKRPLRGNIYLAKVTRVEPSLQAAFVDYGGNRHGFLAFAEIHPDYYQIPVADRIALLEEESRVHQQEDEEPRPHGGRRRSRRRNSDGAEKRSRSDEVISGSASDSEEGAEIDAADEAANVDAAAPAEEVRAESAELASAPAEEPEAPAAEAITSETSEAEPIAVDPQGFGVIEAGHPEEAPAEPAELDHEVKARRQDERDQSERYVEHEAEREREEARRRDDDHDEEEEHEDEEEHVEHIGGDAMEEVPHRPSRSRRQYKIQEVIKRRQVLLVQVVKEERGNKGAALTTYLSLAGRYSVLMPNTARGGGISRKITDGADRKRLKEIVQELEVPEGMGVILRTAGATRTKAEVKRDFEYLLRMWESVRELTLRSSAPTLVYEEGSLIKRAIRDLYGRDVDEVVVSGEDSYREAKDFMRMLIPSHAKNVRLYRDPNPIFAAAGAEAQLDALFSNQVTLKSGGYLVINQTEALVAIDVNSGRSTREHNIEDTALRTNLEAADEVARQLRLRDLAGLIVVDFIDMEESRNNRSVERRLKDALKNDRARIQVGRISHFGLLEMSRQRIRAGVLEGSTVPCPHCAGAGTVRSTASIALHVLRVLEDALIKSAAHDIILRTRTVVALYILNQKRSHLQALERRFGVAITVSADDSLTGTSYHALERGEPATGVRELPAQQPLRVDSLAEDLEEELEPAEAEEAADVIEIVERRPESARREERGAPPSFVEEDEDGQPRARRRRRRRGRGGGLSGGEAPAPGAEQPSDEGLAIVAEIDGVPTAPANEVPRPAERGSRGGRGRRAGRWTRSSPLPAEFREQGAFPLDEGAEETAVSTAEAHIPPFEASEAPPPVVAEEAVPPAAPPGEAAAPSAPEPERQALQPEALAPEPEAPSAPITHVTAPPPPPREPTETVITQADPDRPKKGGWWQRAKASLGGD, encoded by the coding sequence ATGGCCAACAAAATGCTCATCGACGCCTCCCACCCGGAGGAAACCCGCGTAGTCGTGCTACGCGGCAATCGCGTTCAGGAATTCGACTTCGAAGCCGCCGACAAAAGGCCTCTGCGCGGCAATATCTATCTCGCCAAGGTCACGCGCGTGGAGCCGTCGCTGCAGGCGGCCTTCGTGGATTACGGCGGCAATCGTCACGGCTTTCTGGCTTTCGCCGAGATACATCCGGATTATTACCAGATCCCTGTCGCCGATCGGATCGCTCTGCTCGAGGAGGAGAGCCGCGTCCATCAGCAGGAGGACGAGGAGCCGCGTCCCCATGGCGGCCGTCGCCGCTCGCGCCGCCGCAATTCGGACGGGGCCGAAAAGCGCTCCCGCTCCGATGAGGTGATCTCCGGGAGCGCCTCCGACAGCGAGGAAGGCGCCGAGATCGACGCCGCGGACGAGGCGGCGAATGTCGACGCCGCCGCGCCGGCCGAAGAGGTCCGCGCCGAGAGCGCCGAGCTCGCGTCGGCGCCCGCCGAAGAGCCGGAGGCTCCTGCGGCCGAAGCGATCACGTCGGAGACGTCCGAGGCGGAGCCGATCGCCGTCGATCCGCAGGGTTTCGGCGTCATCGAGGCCGGTCATCCGGAAGAAGCTCCGGCCGAGCCGGCCGAGCTCGACCACGAGGTCAAGGCGCGCCGTCAGGACGAGCGCGACCAGAGCGAGCGCTATGTGGAACACGAGGCCGAGCGCGAGCGCGAAGAAGCCCGCCGCCGCGACGACGACCACGACGAGGAAGAAGAGCACGAGGACGAGGAAGAGCACGTCGAGCATATCGGCGGCGACGCCATGGAGGAGGTGCCACACCGGCCTTCGCGCTCGCGCCGTCAATATAAGATCCAGGAGGTCATCAAGCGCCGCCAGGTTCTGCTCGTGCAGGTCGTCAAGGAAGAGCGCGGCAACAAGGGCGCTGCGCTCACCACCTATCTCTCGCTCGCCGGCCGCTATTCCGTGCTGATGCCCAACACCGCGCGCGGCGGCGGCATCTCCCGCAAGATCACCGACGGGGCCGATCGCAAGCGCCTCAAGGAGATCGTGCAGGAGCTCGAGGTTCCGGAGGGCATGGGCGTCATTCTGCGCACCGCCGGCGCCACGCGCACCAAGGCCGAGGTCAAGCGCGACTTCGAATATCTCCTGCGCATGTGGGAGAGCGTGCGCGAATTGACGCTGCGCTCCAGCGCGCCGACGCTCGTCTATGAGGAGGGCTCGCTGATCAAGCGCGCCATCCGCGACCTCTATGGCCGCGATGTGGACGAGGTCGTCGTCTCCGGCGAGGACTCCTATCGCGAGGCCAAGGATTTCATGCGTATGCTCATTCCGAGCCATGCCAAGAATGTCCGCCTCTATCGCGATCCCAATCCGATCTTCGCCGCCGCCGGGGCGGAGGCGCAGCTCGACGCGCTGTTCTCCAATCAGGTGACGCTGAAGTCGGGCGGCTATCTCGTCATCAATCAGACCGAGGCGCTGGTCGCCATAGATGTGAACTCGGGCCGCTCCACCCGCGAGCATAATATCGAGGACACGGCGCTGCGCACCAATCTGGAGGCGGCCGACGAGGTCGCCCGCCAGCTGCGCCTGCGCGATCTCGCCGGCCTCATCGTCGTCGATTTCATCGACATGGAGGAGAGCCGCAACAATCGCTCGGTCGAGCGTCGGCTGAAGGATGCGCTCAAGAACGACCGCGCGCGCATTCAGGTCGGCCGCATCTCGCATTTCGGCCTGCTCGAAATGTCGCGCCAGCGCATCCGCGCCGGCGTGCTCGAGGGCTCGACCGTGCCGTGCCCGCATTGCGCCGGAGCCGGAACCGTGCGCTCCACCGCCTCCATCGCGCTGCATGTGCTGCGCGTGCTCGAGGATGCGCTCATCAAAAGCGCGGCGCATGACATCATCCTGCGCACGCGCACTGTGGTCGCGCTCTATATTCTCAATCAGAAGCGCAGCCATCTGCAGGCGCTGGAGCGCCGCTTCGGCGTCGCCATCACCGTCTCGGCCGACGACAGCCTGACCGGCACCTCCTATCACGCGCTGGAGCGCGGCGAGCCGGCCACTGGCGTGCGCGAGCTTCCGGCGCAGCAGCCGCTGCGCGTCGATTCTCTTGCAGAGGATCTCGAGGAAGAACTGGAGCCGGCGGAGGCCGAGGAGGCCGCCGACGTAATCGAGATCGTGGAGCGCCGGCCCGAAAGCGCGCGACGTGAAGAGCGTGGCGCCCCTCCGTCCTTCGTCGAGGAAGACGAGGATGGACAGCCGCGCGCGCGTCGTCGTCGCCGGCGTCGTGGACGCGGCGGCGGACTCTCGGGCGGCGAAGCGCCGGCGCCGGGCGCCGAGCAGCCTTCGGACGAGGGTCTCGCCATCGTCGCGGAAATCGATGGCGTGCCCACCGCGCCCGCCAATGAAGTCCCGCGGCCCGCGGAACGGGGAAGCCGTGGCGGACGCGGCCGTCGCGCCGGCCGCTGGACGCGCTCTTCGCCGCTGCCGGCCGAGTTTCGCGAGCAGGGCGCCTTCCCGCTCGACGAGGGCGCCGAGGAGACGGCCGTCTCCACGGCCGAGGCTCATATCCCGCCCTTCGAGGCGAGCGAAGCGCCGCCTCCGGTGGTGGCCGAGGAGGCAGTTCCTCCCGCGGCTCCGCCGGGCGAGGCCGCTGCGCCGAGCGCGCCCGAGCCGGAGCGCCAGGCCCTGCAGCCCGAGGCGCTTGCGCCGGAGCCCGAGGCTCCCTCGGCTCCGATCACGCATGTGACCGCCCCGCCGCCGCCTCCGCGCGAGCCGACCGAGACCGTCATCACCCAGGCCGATCCCGACCGCCCCAAGAAGGGCGGCTGGTGGCAGCGCGCCAAGGCCTCGCTCGGCGGCGATTGA